One Epidermidibacterium keratini DNA segment encodes these proteins:
- a CDS encoding ABC transporter permease yields MTDQTATSAAPKGSVVDFIVKYGVLIVFAVLLVTFWFTAPGFASGSSLISIVQAQAAAGIAALGMTLTAIVGDLDLSVGATAGLSVTVAAMTMIQFNLTGGTAIIFCLIAGLIVGGINALLIVALKIPPLLATLGMMFTVAGLKRWLVQGQTLSSGMTLPDGTQARGRFTENFNAIDGSTFLGLPISVWIFAIIGLAVWVFLQKTRFGRVHYAVGGNPEAARLAGARVNRYRAGAYIASGVLASIAGIILASRIRQGDISAGDSSLLDAVAITLIGFAVLGAKRPNAFGTIVGALFLGTVLQGLTQLGLKYYTQDLIKGGVLLFALLMSFSLRRRARKPAAAAAAEEPPPDSRPGLSADAAEGAR; encoded by the coding sequence ATGACCGACCAGACCGCCACGAGTGCCGCACCGAAGGGCTCGGTCGTCGACTTCATCGTCAAGTACGGCGTACTGATCGTCTTCGCCGTGCTGCTGGTGACCTTCTGGTTCACCGCACCTGGGTTTGCCTCGGGCAGCTCGCTGATCTCAATCGTGCAGGCGCAAGCGGCGGCGGGAATCGCCGCGCTCGGCATGACGCTCACGGCGATCGTGGGCGACCTCGACCTGTCTGTCGGCGCGACCGCCGGGCTGTCGGTGACGGTCGCGGCGATGACGATGATCCAGTTCAACCTGACCGGCGGTACGGCGATCATCTTCTGCTTGATCGCCGGACTTATCGTCGGCGGGATCAACGCGCTGCTGATTGTCGCGTTGAAGATTCCGCCGCTGCTGGCGACGCTCGGCATGATGTTTACCGTCGCCGGCCTGAAGCGCTGGCTGGTGCAGGGCCAGACGCTCTCCAGCGGCATGACGCTTCCCGACGGCACGCAGGCGCGCGGCCGCTTCACCGAGAACTTCAACGCCATCGACGGCTCGACCTTCCTCGGGCTGCCGATCTCGGTGTGGATCTTCGCGATCATCGGGCTTGCCGTGTGGGTGTTCTTGCAGAAGACCCGCTTCGGGCGAGTGCACTACGCCGTCGGCGGCAATCCGGAGGCAGCGCGGCTGGCCGGTGCGCGGGTCAACCGCTACCGCGCCGGCGCCTACATCGCCTCCGGCGTACTCGCCTCGATCGCGGGAATCATCCTGGCCTCGCGCATCCGGCAGGGCGATATCAGCGCCGGTGACTCCTCGCTGCTGGACGCGGTCGCGATCACCCTCATCGGGTTCGCCGTACTCGGGGCCAAACGACCCAACGCGTTTGGCACGATCGTCGGCGCGCTATTCCTCGGCACGGTGCTGCAGGGGCTGACACAGCTCGGACTGAAGTACTACACCCAAGATTTGATCAAGGGCGGCGTACTGCTCTTTGCACTGCTGATGTCGTTTTCGTTGCGTCGACGCGCGCGCAAGCCGGCCGCCGCTGCCGCCGCCGAGGAGCCACCGCCTGATAGTCGACCGGGCCTGTCAGCCGACGCCGCGGAGGGTGCACGGTGA
- the mtnK gene encoding S-methyl-5-thioribose kinase yields the protein MSESILSIESVSEYVGSRPALSSLVDAKSLTVQEVGDGNLNQVFICTDSSGARLVLKQALPYVRLVGPDWPMSEDRAAREAHTITEHSRLSAANVCALIEYDADRYVLALEDLTDHDVLRTRLNAGGPFGDVFEQMGRYVADVAFGTSWLGLGEEQFRLAAAAAVNSELCKLTEDVVFTEPYLGADRNSWRPQIDSLVRSLQADSEWVGAAMTMKRRFLTRQEALLHGDLHTGSIFIRGSAAPVSAKAFDSEFAFYGPVGYDLGLLWANIVAAASRAAVLDEPDRAASLLSHIATSWSAFESRMRDLWPERWEPSAYPDVMLSQRLTDILDDSWGFAGCEASRRIIGLAKLSDIETLDDEQYARAASAVLRIGRTALVSRGTLPIDEHIDAMHTELRL from the coding sequence GTGAGCGAGTCCATTTTGAGCATCGAGTCGGTGTCGGAGTACGTCGGATCGCGACCCGCGCTGAGCTCGCTAGTCGACGCGAAATCCCTTACGGTGCAGGAAGTCGGCGACGGAAACCTCAACCAGGTGTTCATCTGCACCGACTCCTCGGGCGCTCGACTGGTGCTCAAGCAGGCGCTGCCCTACGTGCGCCTTGTCGGACCCGACTGGCCGATGAGCGAGGACCGCGCGGCCCGCGAGGCACACACGATCACCGAGCACAGCCGGCTGAGCGCGGCTAACGTGTGCGCGCTGATCGAGTACGACGCCGACCGATACGTGCTCGCCCTCGAAGACCTGACCGACCACGACGTGCTGCGCACTCGACTGAATGCCGGCGGACCGTTTGGCGATGTTTTCGAGCAGATGGGCCGCTATGTCGCCGATGTTGCCTTTGGTACGTCGTGGCTCGGACTGGGTGAGGAACAGTTCCGGCTGGCGGCGGCGGCGGCCGTGAACTCCGAGCTGTGCAAGCTCACCGAGGATGTCGTCTTCACCGAGCCCTACCTGGGCGCCGATCGCAACTCGTGGCGTCCGCAGATCGACTCGTTGGTGCGCTCGCTTCAGGCTGATTCTGAGTGGGTCGGCGCGGCGATGACGATGAAGCGACGGTTTCTGACCCGGCAAGAAGCGCTGCTGCACGGCGATCTGCACACTGGCTCGATCTTTATCCGCGGCTCTGCAGCTCCGGTCTCGGCAAAGGCGTTTGACTCTGAGTTCGCCTTCTACGGACCGGTCGGTTATGACCTCGGGCTGCTGTGGGCCAACATCGTGGCCGCCGCGAGCCGGGCCGCCGTACTCGACGAACCTGACCGCGCCGCATCGCTGCTATCGCATATCGCGACGAGCTGGTCGGCGTTCGAGTCGCGGATGCGCGATCTGTGGCCGGAGCGTTGGGAACCCTCGGCGTACCCCGACGTGATGCTGAGCCAAAGGCTCACCGACATTCTCGACGATAGCTGGGGTTTCGCCGGTTGCGAGGCGAGCCGGCGGATCATCGGGCTGGCCAAGCTCAGCGACATCGAGACGTTAGATGACGAGCAGTACGCGCGCGCTGCGTCCGCCGTACTGCGCATCGGCCGTACGGCGCTCGTCTCGCGAGGCACCCTGCCAATCGATGAACACATCGACGCCATGCACACCGAACTCCGCCTCTAA
- a CDS encoding HNH endonuclease signature motif containing protein — translation MNEQAVERSAVTALAAARRSLAPAISAVIDELATEALSDRELIATLKLGGQLARLSDALLVAAIEQVHERNNAPRDERLTTRLGAKDAAELVRAATLCSGKAARTLMSAAKVTGRERCLTTGQLLPGRFPQLAAALREGVISAATFLAATKPLNDAASRISSENLAEADEILAGYARGHADTTTDAEENDGNGVDGDVDGINGDADEQQAASEGVPPLDADDLAVLAQRLTAYADPDGAEPTEERALAKRGLSLGKPKDGLVPINGHLMPETASQLERLLSAIINPRSTKADTNLDQDAAAAGSDEPAASSLSAAETATTEEAAEAEQPPPPDERTSPQKRHDALAAILNLAAGAADAPALGGAPPTLVVTISAEDFENQSGWAHLDGLDVRTSWHAAQRIACIGVIQRVIHVATGRIIGIHTTGRIFNAAQRRAIIARDRECIIPGCHTPAAWCEIHHVHDWALGGATHTDNGVLLCWFHHRTLGTNGWHIRMTNGLPQVKGPQWWDPHRRWHQVHTTLARAG, via the coding sequence ATGAACGAACAGGCAGTGGAGCGTAGCGCGGTGACCGCGCTCGCCGCTGCCCGCCGCTCACTCGCTCCCGCGATCAGCGCAGTGATCGACGAGCTCGCCACCGAAGCTCTCTCGGACCGCGAGCTGATCGCCACGCTGAAGCTCGGCGGGCAGCTCGCCCGGCTGTCGGATGCACTGCTGGTGGCGGCGATCGAGCAGGTGCACGAGCGCAACAATGCGCCTCGCGATGAACGGTTGACGACACGGCTGGGTGCGAAGGATGCTGCTGAGCTGGTCCGCGCCGCCACCCTATGCAGTGGCAAGGCCGCGCGCACACTCATGAGCGCCGCGAAGGTCACCGGTCGCGAACGGTGCCTGACCACCGGACAGCTACTGCCCGGACGGTTCCCGCAGCTGGCTGCTGCGCTGCGTGAGGGCGTGATCAGCGCCGCGACGTTCCTGGCCGCGACCAAACCCCTCAACGACGCCGCCTCGCGGATATCCAGCGAGAACCTTGCCGAGGCCGACGAGATCCTCGCCGGGTACGCACGCGGCCACGCCGACACCACCACCGACGCCGAAGAGAACGACGGCAACGGGGTCGACGGCGATGTCGATGGGATCAACGGCGACGCGGATGAGCAGCAGGCTGCCTCCGAGGGGGTTCCGCCGTTGGATGCCGACGACCTAGCAGTCCTCGCGCAGCGGCTGACCGCCTACGCCGACCCTGATGGTGCCGAGCCGACCGAGGAACGTGCACTCGCCAAACGGGGCCTGAGTCTCGGTAAACCCAAAGACGGACTGGTGCCGATCAACGGGCACCTGATGCCCGAGACCGCCAGCCAGCTCGAACGCCTCCTCAGCGCGATCATCAACCCCCGCAGCACCAAAGCCGACACCAACCTCGACCAAGACGCGGCCGCGGCCGGCAGCGACGAGCCCGCAGCCAGTTCGCTCAGCGCGGCCGAAACTGCCACCACCGAAGAAGCTGCCGAAGCAGAGCAGCCACCCCCGCCGGATGAGCGAACCAGCCCGCAGAAACGCCACGACGCCCTCGCCGCCATCCTCAACCTCGCCGCCGGAGCGGCAGACGCCCCGGCCCTCGGCGGGGCGCCACCCACGCTGGTGGTCACGATCAGCGCTGAGGACTTCGAGAACCAGTCCGGCTGGGCACACCTCGACGGGCTCGATGTGCGCACCTCCTGGCACGCCGCCCAACGCATCGCGTGCATCGGGGTGATTCAGCGCGTCATCCACGTTGCGACCGGACGCATCATCGGCATCCACACCACCGGGCGCATCTTCAACGCAGCCCAGCGCCGCGCGATCATCGCCCGCGACCGCGAATGCATCATCCCCGGCTGCCACACCCCAGCAGCCTGGTGCGAAATCCACCACGTCCACGACTGGGCCCTCGGCGGTGCAACGCACACCGACAACGGCGTGCTGTTGTGCTGGTTCCACCACCGCACGCTCGGCACCAACGGCTGGCACATCCGCATGACCAACGGCCTGCCGCAAGTCAAAGGACCCCAATGGTGGGACCCCCACAGGCGCTGGCACCAAGTCCACACCACCCTCGCCAGAGCAGGGTGA
- a CDS encoding long-chain-fatty-acid--CoA ligase has protein sequence MGQPLYPGSIAETPDIQQARSQAFSAHLTRLARSYPDKVAFTSDSGASLTWAQLDERATRFANALTAAGIERGDRVAYVCLNHLEYVVAFWGTWRAGAVGVPLNFRLAPAELTFLLEDSGAKAVVVDAPLDNLEPTVAERLALRVRVGSMDGADDGVVSFEDFIAGGSDEHAYVHVEDNELCLIMYTSGTTGRPKGAMLSYANLIQQCNNLAQAFGAARPDDVNLCGVPLFHIAGIGGLLPMFRGGARTHIQTLGAFDPQATLELIRDQGITQCFLVPTQWQAVTAQPPLDPPITTLRRISWGAAPTTEAILRAMAERFPDADNIAVFGQTEMSPVTLSLDAEDAIRKIGSVGKPLPMVETRVVDPAMNDVAQGEVGEIVYRGPTMMLGYWNRPEATRDAFEGGWFHSGDLVREDEEGFIYVVDRLKDMLISGGENIYCAEVEAAVQSHPGVMEAAVIGRPHEKWGEVPVVVVAPNPGTDLDEDELLAWTSERLAKYKQPKAVHFVEALPRNASGKVTKPVLREEYAEAKPTD, from the coding sequence ATGGGCCAGCCGCTTTATCCCGGATCGATCGCCGAGACTCCCGACATTCAGCAAGCTCGGAGCCAGGCGTTCAGCGCGCATCTGACTCGGCTGGCGCGCAGCTATCCGGACAAGGTCGCGTTCACCAGCGACAGTGGCGCGTCGCTGACGTGGGCTCAGCTCGACGAGCGGGCGACCCGCTTTGCCAACGCCTTGACTGCGGCCGGGATCGAGCGCGGGGACCGCGTCGCCTACGTCTGCCTCAACCACCTTGAGTACGTCGTGGCGTTCTGGGGCACGTGGCGCGCTGGCGCGGTCGGCGTACCGCTGAACTTCCGTTTGGCCCCGGCCGAGCTGACGTTCCTGCTCGAAGACAGCGGCGCGAAGGCCGTCGTCGTGGACGCACCGCTGGACAACCTTGAGCCGACGGTCGCCGAGCGCTTGGCGTTGCGCGTGCGGGTGGGATCGATGGACGGCGCCGACGACGGGGTTGTCTCGTTTGAGGACTTCATCGCGGGCGGCTCGGACGAGCACGCCTACGTGCACGTTGAGGACAACGAGCTGTGCCTGATCATGTACACCTCGGGTACGACGGGGCGGCCCAAGGGCGCGATGCTCAGCTACGCCAACCTGATCCAGCAGTGCAACAACCTCGCCCAGGCCTTCGGCGCGGCACGTCCGGACGATGTCAACCTGTGCGGCGTACCGCTGTTTCACATCGCTGGGATCGGCGGTCTGCTGCCGATGTTCCGAGGTGGGGCGCGCACGCACATTCAGACCCTTGGTGCGTTTGACCCGCAAGCGACGCTCGAGCTGATTCGCGACCAGGGGATCACGCAGTGCTTCTTGGTGCCGACCCAGTGGCAGGCGGTCACTGCCCAGCCGCCGCTCGACCCGCCGATCACCACGCTGCGGCGGATCTCGTGGGGCGCTGCGCCGACGACCGAAGCGATCCTGCGAGCGATGGCCGAGCGGTTCCCGGACGCCGACAACATCGCGGTGTTTGGCCAGACCGAGATGAGCCCGGTGACGCTGAGCCTCGATGCTGAGGATGCGATCCGCAAGATCGGGTCGGTGGGCAAGCCGCTGCCAATGGTCGAGACCCGAGTCGTTGATCCGGCGATGAACGACGTTGCCCAGGGTGAGGTCGGCGAGATCGTCTATCGCGGGCCGACCATGATGCTCGGCTACTGGAATCGCCCCGAAGCCACCCGCGACGCGTTCGAGGGCGGGTGGTTCCACTCCGGTGACCTCGTGCGTGAGGACGAGGAAGGGTTCATCTACGTCGTCGACCGGCTCAAAGACATGCTCATCTCCGGCGGCGAGAACATCTACTGCGCCGAGGTCGAGGCCGCGGTCCAGTCACACCCCGGCGTGATGGAGGCCGCTGTCATCGGTCGCCCACACGAGAAGTGGGGCGAGGTCCCGGTGGTTGTTGTCGCACCCAACCCCGGCACCGACCTCGACGAAGACGAGCTGCTGGCGTGGACTAGCGAGCGGCTCGCGAAGTACAAGCAGCCGAAGGCCGTGCACTTCGTCGAGGCATTGCCGCGAAACGCCAGCGGCAAGGTCACCAAGCCGGTCTTGCGCGAGGAGTACGCCGAGGCCAAACCTACCGACTGA
- a CDS encoding M3 family metallopeptidase, producing MATTQLQPMTLPAPADAESWLDAKAAEGLAAAGDIATRLKTTEQLSALEALELWNDMSLATSDVAALASTFSEMHPIEAVRDRGEQAIQDISKFWTELSLDAEMYAVFERLSADGVDEQADRLLEKILLDFRRSGVDKDDTTRARLQEISERMVKVGQEFAKNTRDDVRSIQLTAQQFDGLPQDWIDTHDAAADGRITVTTDYPDLIPFMTFGRDAAARRELRIASLNRGWPVNDPLLQELFALRREYAGIVGYDTWADYNAETKMIGTGPAIAEFIDKIAAAAAESGERDRAVLIERMRQDRPDAETIDGADVPYYSELVRKESFDVDAQQVRTYFDFAKVRAGLLEVTGQLFGLTYRPADDAVVWHEDVTAYDVYDRDSDERIGRIYLDLHPRDGKFKHAAQFTMASGITDRQLPEGTLACNFGRGLMEHSDVVTLFHEFGHLVHHIVAGRTPWQRFSGVATEWDFVEAPSQMLEEWAWDADVLRTFATNADGEPIPAELVEKMRRADDFGKGYDARTQMFYASMSYDFHVREVPDLTERTRELQTKYSLFPYIEGTHMPASFGHLDGYSSGYYTYMWSLVIAKDMFSAFDPENLLEPGVARRYRDAVLAPGGTKDAADLVEDFLGRPYSFEAFAAWLDR from the coding sequence ATGGCCACCACGCAACTACAGCCCATGACCTTGCCCGCGCCCGCCGATGCCGAGTCCTGGCTCGATGCGAAGGCGGCCGAGGGTCTCGCCGCCGCCGGGGATATTGCAACTCGCCTCAAGACGACCGAGCAGCTCAGCGCTCTTGAGGCACTCGAGCTGTGGAACGACATGTCGCTGGCGACCTCCGATGTCGCGGCACTGGCCAGCACGTTTAGCGAGATGCATCCGATCGAGGCGGTGCGTGACCGCGGCGAGCAGGCAATTCAGGACATCTCGAAGTTCTGGACCGAGCTGAGCCTGGACGCCGAGATGTACGCCGTCTTCGAGCGGCTGTCAGCCGACGGTGTGGACGAGCAGGCCGATCGGCTGCTGGAGAAGATCCTGCTCGACTTCCGGCGCTCCGGCGTCGACAAGGACGACACCACCCGCGCGCGGCTGCAGGAGATCTCCGAGCGGATGGTCAAGGTCGGCCAGGAGTTCGCCAAGAACACCCGCGACGACGTACGCAGCATCCAGCTCACCGCGCAGCAGTTCGACGGGCTGCCGCAGGACTGGATCGACACGCACGACGCCGCAGCCGACGGCCGGATCACCGTCACCACCGACTATCCCGATCTCATCCCGTTCATGACGTTCGGGCGCGATGCCGCCGCTCGCCGGGAGCTGCGCATCGCCTCGCTCAACCGCGGCTGGCCGGTCAACGATCCGCTGTTGCAGGAGCTCTTCGCGCTACGCCGCGAGTACGCCGGAATCGTCGGTTACGACACCTGGGCCGACTACAACGCCGAGACGAAGATGATCGGTACTGGCCCGGCGATCGCCGAGTTCATCGACAAGATCGCCGCTGCAGCAGCGGAATCCGGCGAGCGCGACCGCGCCGTACTCATCGAGCGGATGCGCCAGGACCGCCCCGATGCCGAGACGATCGACGGCGCCGACGTGCCCTACTACTCCGAGCTGGTGCGCAAGGAGAGCTTCGACGTCGATGCCCAGCAGGTCCGCACCTACTTCGACTTCGCCAAGGTCCGCGCCGGACTTCTCGAGGTCACCGGGCAGCTCTTCGGCCTGACCTACCGCCCCGCCGATGACGCCGTGGTGTGGCACGAGGACGTCACGGCGTACGACGTCTACGACCGCGACAGCGATGAGCGCATCGGGCGGATCTATCTCGACCTGCACCCGCGTGATGGCAAGTTCAAGCACGCCGCGCAGTTCACGATGGCCTCGGGAATTACCGATCGCCAGCTGCCCGAAGGCACCCTCGCGTGCAACTTCGGGCGCGGGCTGATGGAGCACTCCGACGTCGTCACGCTGTTTCACGAGTTCGGGCATCTCGTGCACCACATCGTGGCCGGACGTACGCCGTGGCAGCGGTTTTCCGGTGTCGCGACCGAGTGGGACTTCGTCGAGGCCCCGAGCCAGATGCTCGAGGAGTGGGCGTGGGACGCCGACGTACTGCGCACCTTCGCCACCAACGCCGACGGCGAGCCGATCCCGGCCGAGCTCGTGGAGAAGATGCGTCGCGCCGACGACTTTGGCAAGGGGTACGACGCACGCACACAGATGTTCTACGCGTCGATGTCCTACGACTTCCACGTGCGCGAGGTGCCCGACCTGACCGAGCGCACCCGCGAGCTGCAGACGAAGTACAGCCTCTTCCCCTACATCGAAGGCACCCACATGCCCGCGTCGTTCGGGCACCTCGACGGCTACTCGTCGGGCTACTACACCTACATGTGGTCGCTGGTCATCGCCAAAGACATGTTCTCGGCGTTCGACCCCGAAAACCTGCTCGAGCCGGGCGTCGCTCGCCGCTACCGCGACGCCGTTCTCGCTCCCGGCGGCACCAAAGACGCCGCTGACCTCGTCGAGGACTTCCTCGGCCGGCCCTACTCCTTTGAGGCGTTTGCGGCCTGGCTCGATCGGTAG
- a CDS encoding helix-turn-helix transcriptional regulator, with protein sequence MSEPLISAARFLTDFHAEQITLHDLADHVGYSPFHLSRRFAEFVGVSPVQYLAARRFQRAKTLLVTTDASVLEICHEVGFTSIGTFSRRFAAEVGVSPTEFRRLPDVVADRGVRPGQPGSRVHGGGVIRGRVRYRPDIAPAIGPRAATYVGLFEQRAPRGLPLIGALVHGEAEFELVDVQPGRYFLLCNSRPHPDDPLAQVLPSTAYVGGHPSPIDVAPGGFVQVAVTLHEAFAWATPITAALPALALAPAPGYRSSQAANASKE encoded by the coding sequence ATGAGCGAGCCGTTGATCTCAGCGGCGCGGTTTTTGACCGACTTCCACGCTGAGCAGATCACGTTGCACGATCTGGCCGATCATGTCGGCTACAGCCCTTTTCATCTCAGCCGTCGCTTCGCCGAGTTCGTCGGGGTCAGCCCGGTGCAGTACCTCGCGGCTCGGCGCTTCCAGCGTGCCAAGACGCTGCTGGTCACCACGGACGCGAGCGTGCTGGAGATCTGCCACGAGGTCGGCTTCACCTCGATCGGCACGTTTTCGCGCAGGTTCGCCGCGGAAGTAGGGGTAAGCCCGACCGAGTTTCGCCGGCTTCCTGATGTGGTCGCCGACCGCGGCGTACGGCCAGGCCAACCAGGGTCTCGCGTCCACGGCGGCGGGGTCATCCGTGGTCGAGTGCGCTATCGGCCGGACATTGCCCCGGCCATCGGGCCCCGCGCGGCGACTTACGTCGGGTTGTTCGAGCAGCGTGCCCCTCGCGGCCTTCCGCTCATCGGCGCGCTCGTGCACGGTGAGGCCGAGTTCGAGCTGGTCGACGTACAACCCGGCCGCTACTTCCTGCTGTGCAACTCCCGGCCGCACCCGGATGACCCGTTGGCGCAGGTGCTTCCGAGCACGGCGTACGTCGGGGGCCACCCGAGCCCGATAGACGTCGCACCGGGCGGCTTCGTGCAGGTGGCCGTGACGCTGCACGAGGCGTTTGCCTGGGCGACGCCGATCACCGCCGCGCTGCCGGCGCTCGCCCTCGCGCCGGCGCCCGGCTACCGATCGAGCCAGGCCGCAAACGCCTCAAAGGAGTAG
- a CDS encoding class I adenylate-forming enzyme family protein, with product MTEPPRTPADAQSPFDLIRHWAQTDHPFASYELPDGSRLDVSYAEQLDRSMRTAGVLAKNGVSTGDRVHVHLPNGPQFLDVWCGADAIGAIIVPTNPLASSGELEHFLGDSGAVVSVVADDLVDVVRAALPDDVVLISSSELESARPTTSPAEPVAQDRSALAAILYTSGTTSLPKGVMVTNANYLAVGRACAEHYRVTQEDRWLIVLPFFHGNAQYYCTMSALVAGASIAVMSSFSASNWGRQAREYGATLASLFGAPIRMILAQPENDDDADNALRTVMFAQGVSSSQYADFERRFGTMLIHGYGMTETVIPPTLNPLSDDRRPDSMGNALPGMRLRIVGEDGTDVAPGEPGDLLVYGEMGEGIAAGYWQRPDATAETFAGNWLHTGDVVRLDPDGFYYFVDRSKDMIKRAGENVAAAEVEAVINEHPAVFESAAVGAPDEMRDEMIVVYVVLNSGAQFDADDLTAWSRERLSKFRVPSRFIEADELPRTSVGKIRKNVLRDELRGDSTSS from the coding sequence ATGACCGAGCCGCCGCGCACCCCAGCCGACGCACAGTCCCCGTTTGACCTCATCCGCCACTGGGCGCAGACCGACCACCCCTTCGCGTCCTACGAGCTGCCCGATGGTTCGCGGCTCGATGTGTCGTACGCCGAGCAGCTCGACCGGTCGATGCGCACCGCCGGCGTACTCGCCAAGAACGGCGTCTCCACAGGTGATCGCGTGCACGTGCACCTGCCCAACGGCCCGCAGTTCCTCGATGTCTGGTGTGGCGCCGACGCGATCGGCGCGATCATCGTGCCGACCAACCCGCTCGCATCATCCGGCGAGCTCGAGCACTTTCTCGGCGACTCCGGCGCCGTCGTCAGCGTCGTCGCCGACGACCTCGTCGACGTGGTGCGCGCGGCGCTGCCGGACGACGTCGTACTGATCTCGTCGTCCGAGCTCGAGTCAGCTCGTCCAACCACGTCCCCCGCTGAACCGGTCGCCCAGGACCGGTCAGCGCTGGCCGCGATTCTCTACACATCCGGGACGACCAGCCTGCCCAAGGGCGTGATGGTCACCAACGCCAACTACCTCGCCGTCGGACGGGCGTGCGCCGAGCACTACCGCGTCACCCAGGAGGATCGCTGGCTGATCGTGCTGCCCTTCTTCCACGGCAACGCGCAGTACTACTGCACCATGTCGGCGCTCGTCGCGGGTGCCTCGATCGCAGTTATGTCTAGCTTCTCGGCCTCCAACTGGGGCCGACAGGCGCGGGAGTACGGCGCAACGCTGGCCAGTCTTTTCGGTGCGCCGATCCGGATGATCCTCGCTCAGCCCGAAAACGACGACGACGCCGACAACGCCCTGCGGACGGTGATGTTTGCCCAGGGCGTCTCGTCGTCGCAGTACGCCGATTTCGAGCGGCGGTTCGGCACGATGCTGATCCACGGCTACGGCATGACCGAGACCGTCATTCCGCCGACGCTGAACCCGCTCAGCGACGATCGTCGCCCGGACAGCATGGGCAACGCGCTGCCGGGAATGCGGCTGCGGATCGTCGGTGAAGACGGCACCGACGTCGCGCCGGGCGAGCCGGGCGATCTGCTGGTGTACGGCGAGATGGGCGAGGGGATCGCCGCCGGCTACTGGCAGCGACCCGACGCGACAGCCGAGACGTTCGCCGGCAACTGGCTGCACACCGGCGACGTCGTACGCCTCGATCCCGACGGTTTTTACTACTTCGTCGATCGTTCCAAGGACATGATCAAGCGCGCCGGGGAGAACGTCGCTGCGGCCGAGGTCGAGGCGGTCATCAACGAGCACCCGGCCGTCTTCGAGTCGGCCGCCGTCGGCGCGCCGGATGAGATGCGCGACGAGATGATCGTGGTGTACGTCGTCCTCAACTCGGGCGCCCAATTCGATGCCGACGACCTCACTGCATGGTCGCGCGAGCGGTTGTCGAAGTTCCGCGTGCCCAGCCGGTTCATCGAGGCTGACGAGCTGCCGCGCACCAGCGTCGGCAAGATCCGCAAGAATGTGCTTCGCGACGAGCTGCGCGGCGACTCGACAAGCTCCTAG
- a CDS encoding PaaI family thioesterase — MPTIDGDPTEFARKMMPLCDTLGMRVAQAEPQQVVLELDWAPELCTSFGVLHGGTLMALADAAGGLFAYLNLPEGAQGTTTIESKTNFLGAAKEGTVTATSTPMHVGGTTIVVETLVSAGDKPVTKTTQTQLVLRGR; from the coding sequence ATGCCGACCATCGATGGCGACCCGACCGAGTTCGCCCGCAAGATGATGCCGCTGTGCGACACGCTCGGCATGCGCGTCGCCCAAGCCGAGCCGCAGCAGGTCGTGTTGGAGCTCGACTGGGCACCGGAGCTGTGCACGTCGTTCGGCGTACTGCACGGAGGCACGCTCATGGCCCTGGCCGACGCCGCGGGTGGGCTGTTTGCCTATCTCAACCTGCCCGAGGGTGCGCAGGGTACGACGACCATCGAGTCCAAGACCAACTTCCTCGGCGCCGCAAAGGAAGGCACGGTGACTGCGACGAGTACGCCGATGCACGTCGGTGGCACCACCATCGTGGTCGAGACGCTCGTCAGCGCTGGCGACAAACCGGTCACCAAGACGACGCAGACCCAGCTGGTGCTGCGCGGCCGCTAG
- a CDS encoding nuclear transport factor 2 family protein, whose translation MNDIVDSYLATWNATGEQQRSLLGQHWSPAVTYADPMAEVSGHDGMSALIDGAREQFPGFVFSQVGNVDAHHRQARFQWGLGPEGDEPVVVGFDVLVVDDSGKIADVRGFLDKVPG comes from the coding sequence ATGAACGACATCGTTGATTCCTACCTCGCGACGTGGAACGCCACCGGCGAGCAGCAACGCAGCCTGCTCGGCCAGCACTGGTCACCCGCAGTCACCTACGCCGATCCCATGGCCGAAGTCAGCGGGCACGACGGCATGAGTGCGCTCATCGACGGCGCCCGCGAGCAGTTCCCCGGCTTCGTGTTCTCCCAGGTCGGCAACGTCGACGCGCACCATCGACAGGCGCGGTTCCAGTGGGGCCTTGGGCCTGAGGGCGACGAGCCGGTGGTCGTCGGATTCGACGTACTCGTCGTTGACGACAGCGGAAAGATCGCCGACGTGCGAGGTTTTCTCGATAAGGTGCCCGGATAA